A stretch of the Paramormyrops kingsleyae isolate MSU_618 chromosome 16, PKINGS_0.4, whole genome shotgun sequence genome encodes the following:
- the LOC140578700 gene encoding zona pellucida sperm-binding protein 3-like, whose protein sequence is MAVHERVIVLLVLLGCSCKAQLKPGFQVKIPQVPAGYQNGLGAPQVVAASYQLGVGGPKVASTGFQVGVGAPQVASTGFQVGVGAPQVASTGFQVGVGAPQVASTGFQVGVGAPQVASTGFQVGVGAPQVASTGFQVGVGAPQVASTGYQVGVGAPQVAATGYQVGVGAPQVAATGYQVGVGASKVAVTGYQVGVGAPQVAATGYLGKQVAPALVKSVTGMQVSPDSVSVVCGEDSVVVLVQPILLGNGQPINASDITFGGCAPIGQDASGTVRFQSALQACGSTLTMTADALVYSFALVYTPRGINGLPIVRTNGAMVGIECHYLRKQNVSSNALVPTWIPYYATMAAEAQLSFSLRLMDDAWQNERASNVYFLGNVLNIEASILVSNSQPLRVFVDSCVATLVPDVSSVPSYVFVQNSGCLTDAKVTGSRSQFLPRKQDDTLQLQLDAFRFSQDGRSSVTTVASVPVDSQHKACSFSLAANRWMSVDGNDQVCGCCDTSCGPAGVAGAQGTGVLGPIAIQQGPPMGSQPGQLYMLKG, encoded by the exons ATGGCAGTGCATGAGAGGGTTATAGTGCTGCTTGTTTTATTAGGTTGTAGCTGTAAAGCTCAACTGAAGCCTGGATTTCAAGTGAAGATCCCTCAGGTGCCAGCAGGTTATCAGAATGGATTAGGGGCTCCTCAGGTGGTGGCAGCCAGTTATCAGCTTGGCGTAGGTGGTCCCAAGGTAGCTtcgaccggcttccaggttggcgtaggtgctccccaggtggcatctaccggcttccaggttggcgtaggggctccccaggtggcttcgaccggcttccaggttggcgtaggtgctccccaggtggcatctaccggcttccaggttggcgtaggggctccccaggtggcttcgaccggcttccaggttggcgtaggtgctccccaggtggcatctaccggcttccaggttggcgtaggtgctccccaggtggcatcgaccggctatcaggttggcgtaggcgctccccaggtggcggcgaccggctatcaggttggcgtaggcgctccccaggtggcggcgaccggctatcaggttggcgtaggggcTTCCAAGGTGGCGgtgaccggctatcaggttggcgtaggggctccccaggtggcGGCGACTGGCTATCTGGGCAAGCAAGTGGCTCCTGCTCTGGTTAAATCTGTGACTGGAATGCAAGTGAGCCCTGATAGTGTGAGTGTTGTATGTGGGGAGGATTCTGTTGTGGTGCTTGTGCAACCAATCCTCCTTGGTAATGGTCAGCCCATCAATGCATCAGACATCACCTTCGGTGGCTGCGCACCCATTGGGCAGGATGCTTCTGGTACAGTGAGGTTTCAATCTGCACTGCAGGCCTGTGGAAGTACACTGACG ATGACTGCTGATGCCCTGGTCTACAGCTTTGCATTGGTCTACACACCCAGGGGTATTAATGGCCTCCCCATTGTGAGGACCAATGGTGCTATGGTTGGCATTGAGTGTCACTATTTGAG GAAACAGAATGTGAGCAGCAATGCCCTGGTGCCAACCTGGATCCCCTACTATGCCACAATGGCTGCTGAGGCACAACTGAGCTTCTCACTGAGGCTGATGGATG ATGCATGGCAGAATGAGAGGGCCTCCAATGTGTACTTCCTGGGAAATGTCCTGAACATTGAAGCCTCTATCCTTGTGAGCAACAGTCAGCCCCTGCGTGTCTTTGTGGACAGCTGTGTGGCCACCTTGGTCCCTGATGTGTCCTCTGTCCCTAGCTATGTCTTTGTGCAGAACTCTGG GTGCCTGACTGATGCCAAGGTGACAGGATCCCGCTCCCAGTTCCTGCCCAGAAAGCAGGATGACACACTGCAGCTTCAGCTGGATGCTTTCAGGTTCTCTCAAGATGGCAGGAGCTCAGTGA CAACAGTGGCTTCTGTGCCTGTGGATTCCCAACACAAGGCTTGTTCCTTCTCTCTTGCTGCTAACAG GTGGATGTCTGTGGATGGGAATgaccaggtgtgtggctgctgtGACACCAGTTGTGGACCTGCAGGTGTAGCAG GTGCTCAAGGCACAGGTGTTCTGGGTCCCATTGCTATCCAACAGGGTCCTCCCATGGGTAGTCAGCCTGGACAGCTGTATATGCTGAAGGGATAG
- the LOC140578670 gene encoding zona pellucida sperm-binding protein 3-like isoform X5 — protein sequence MQVSPDSVSVVCGEDSVVVLVQPILLGNGQPINASDITFGGCAPIGQDASGTVRFQSALQACGSTLMMTADALVYSFALVYTPRGINGLPIVRTNGAMVGIECHYLRKQNVSSNALVPTWIPYYATMAAEAQLSFSLRLMDDAWQNERASNVYFLGNVLNIEASVLVSNSQPLRVFVDSCVATLVPDVSSVPSYAFVQNSGCLTDAKVTGSRSQFLPRKQDDKLQLQLDAFRFSQDGRSSMFITCSLRATVASVPVDSQHKACSFSLAANRWMSVDGNDQVCGCCDTSCGPAGVAGAQGTGVLGPIAIQQGPPMGSQPGQLYMLKG from the exons ATGCAAGTGAGCCCTGATAGTGTGAGTGTTGTATGTGGGGAGGATTCTGTTGTGGTGCTTGTGCAACCAATCCTCCTTGGTAATGGTCAGCCCATCAATGCATCAGACATCACCTTTGGTGGCTGCGCACCCATTGGGCAGGATGCTTCTGGCACAGTGAGGTTTCAATCTGCACTGCAGGCCTGTGGAAGTACACTGATG ATGACTGCTGATGCCCTGGTCTACAGCTTTGCATTGGTCTACACACCCAGGGGTATTAATGGCCTCCCCATTGTGAGGACCAATGGTGCTATGGTTGGCATTGAGTGTCACTATTTGAG GAAACAGAATGTGAGCAGCAATGCCCTGGTGCCAACCTGGATCCCCTACTATGCCACAATGGCTGCTGAGGCACAACTGAGCTTCTCACTGAGGCTGATGGATG ATGCATGGCAGAATGAGAGGGCCTCCAATGTGTACTTCCTGGGAAATGTCCTGAACATTGAAGCCTCTGTCCTTGTGAGCAACAGTCAGCCCCTGCGTGTCTTTGTGGACAGCTGTGTGGCCACCTTGGTCCCTGATGTGTCCTCTGTCCCTAGCTATGCCTTTGTGCAGAACTCTGG GTGCCTGACTGATGCCAAGGTGACAGGATCCCGCTCCCAGTTTCTGCCCAGAAAGCAGGATGACAAGCTGCAGCTTCAGCTGGATGCTTTCAGGTTCTCTCAAGATGGCAGGAGCTCA ATGTTCATTACTTGCAGCCTGAGAGCAACAGTGGCTTCTGTGCCTGTGGATTCCCAACACAAGGCTTGTTCCTTCTCTCTTGCTGCTAACAG GTGGATGTCTGTGGATGGGAATgaccaggtgtgtggctgctgtGACACCAGCTGTGGACCTGCAGGTGTAGCAG GTGCTCAAGGCACAGGTGTTCTGGGTCCCATTGCTATCCAACAGGGTCCTCCCATGGGTAGTCAGCCTGGACAGCTGTATATGCTGAAGGGATAG
- the LOC140578670 gene encoding uncharacterized protein isoform X2 produces the protein MAVPERVIVLLLLLGCSCKAQLKPGFQVKTPQVPAGYQNGLGAPQVVAASYQVGVGGPKVASTSYQVGVGGPQVALTGYQVGVGGPQVASTGYQVAAGAPQVASTGFQVGAGGPKVSVTGYQVGAGGPKVSVTGYQVGVGAPQVASTSYQVGVGAPQVASTGYQVGVGAPQVTSTGYQVGVGAPQVASTGYQVGVGAPQVASTGYQVGVGAPQVASTGYQVGVGAPQVVAPGYQVGVGAPQVAATGYQVGVGAPQVASTGYQVGVGAPQVASTGYQVGVGAPQVASTGYQVGVGAPQVASTGYQVGVGAPQVASTGYQVGVGAPQVASTGYQVGVGAPQVAATGYLGKQVAPALVKSVTGMQVSPDSVSVVCGEDSVVVLVQPILLGNGQPINASDITFGGCAPIGQDASGTVRFQSALQACGSTLMMTADALVYSFALVYTPRGINGLPIVRTNGAMVGIECHYLRKQNVSSNALVPTWIPYYATMAAEAQLSFSLRLMDDAWQNERASNVYFLGNVLNIEASVLVSNSQPLRVFVDSCVATLVPDVSSVPSYAFVQNSGCLTDAKVTGSRSQFLPRKQDDKLQLQLDAFRFSQDGRSSMFITCSLRATVASVPVDSQHKACSFSLAANRWMSVDGNDQVCGCCDTSCGPAGVAGAQGTGVLGPIAIQQGPPMGSQPGQLYMLKG, from the exons ATGGCAGTGCCTGAGAGGGTTATAGTGCTGCTTCTTTTATTAGGTTGTAGCTGTAAAGCTCAACTAAAGCCTGGATTTCAAGTGAAGACCCCTCAGGTGCCAGCAGGTTATCAGAATGGATTAGGGGCTCCCCAGGTGGTGGCAGCCAgttatcaggttggcgtaggtggtcccaaggtggcttcgaccagctatcaggttggcgtaggtggtccccaggtggctttgaccggctatcaggttggcgtaggtggtccccaggtggcttcgaccggctatcaggttgccgcaggggctccccaggtggcttcgaccggcttccaggttggtgcaggtggtcccaaggtgtcagtgaccggctatcaggttggtgcaggtggtcccaaggtgtcagtgaccggctatcaggttggcgtaggcgctccccaggtggcttcgaccagctatcaggttggcgtaggcgctccccaggtggcttcgaccggctatcaggttggcgtaggcgCTCCCCAGGTGacttcgaccggctatcaggttggcgtaggcgctccccaggtggcttcgaccggctatcaggttggcgtaggcgctccccaggtggcttcgaccggctatcaggttggcgtaggcgctccccaggtggcttcgaccggctatcag gttggcgtaggggcTCCCCAGGTGGTGGCGCctggctatcaggttggcgtaggcgctccccaggtggcggcgaccggctatcaggttggcgtaggcgctccccaggtggcttcgaccggctatcaggttggcgtaggcgctccccaggtggcttcgaccggctatcaggttggcgtaggcgctccccaggtggcttcgaccggctatcaggttggcgtaggcgctccccaggtggcttcgaccggctatcaggttggcgtaggcgctccccaggtggcttcgaccggctatcaggttggcgtaggcgctccccaggtggcttcgaccggctatcaggttggcgtaggcgCTCCCCAGGTGGCGGCGACTGGCTATCTGGGCAAGCAAGTGGCTCCTGCTCTGGTTAAATCTGTGACTGGAATGCAAGTGAGCCCTGATAGTGTGAGTGTTGTATGTGGGGAGGATTCTGTTGTGGTGCTTGTGCAACCAATCCTCCTTGGTAATGGTCAGCCCATCAATGCATCAGACATCACCTTTGGTGGCTGCGCACCCATTGGGCAGGATGCTTCTGGCACAGTGAGGTTTCAATCTGCACTGCAGGCCTGTGGAAGTACACTGATG ATGACTGCTGATGCCCTGGTCTACAGCTTTGCATTGGTCTACACACCCAGGGGTATTAATGGCCTCCCCATTGTGAGGACCAATGGTGCTATGGTTGGCATTGAGTGTCACTATTTGAG GAAACAGAATGTGAGCAGCAATGCCCTGGTGCCAACCTGGATCCCCTACTATGCCACAATGGCTGCTGAGGCACAACTGAGCTTCTCACTGAGGCTGATGGATG ATGCATGGCAGAATGAGAGGGCCTCCAATGTGTACTTCCTGGGAAATGTCCTGAACATTGAAGCCTCTGTCCTTGTGAGCAACAGTCAGCCCCTGCGTGTCTTTGTGGACAGCTGTGTGGCCACCTTGGTCCCTGATGTGTCCTCTGTCCCTAGCTATGCCTTTGTGCAGAACTCTGG GTGCCTGACTGATGCCAAGGTGACAGGATCCCGCTCCCAGTTTCTGCCCAGAAAGCAGGATGACAAGCTGCAGCTTCAGCTGGATGCTTTCAGGTTCTCTCAAGATGGCAGGAGCTCA ATGTTCATTACTTGCAGCCTGAGAGCAACAGTGGCTTCTGTGCCTGTGGATTCCCAACACAAGGCTTGTTCCTTCTCTCTTGCTGCTAACAG GTGGATGTCTGTGGATGGGAATgaccaggtgtgtggctgctgtGACACCAGCTGTGGACCTGCAGGTGTAGCAG GTGCTCAAGGCACAGGTGTTCTGGGTCCCATTGCTATCCAACAGGGTCCTCCCATGGGTAGTCAGCCTGGACAGCTGTATATGCTGAAGGGATAG
- the LOC140578670 gene encoding uncharacterized protein isoform X4: MAVPERVIVLLLLLGCSCKAQLKPGFQVKTPQVPAGYQNGLGAPQVVAASYQVGVGGPKVASTSYQVGVGGPQVALTGYQVGAGGPKVSVTGYQVGAGGPKVSVTGYQVGVGAPQVASTSYQVGVGAPQVASTGYQVGVGAPQVTSTGYQVGVGAPQVASTGYQVGVGAPQVASTGYQVGVGAPQVASTGYQVGAGGPKVLATGYQVGVGAPQVVAPGYQVGVGAPQVAATGYQVGVGAPQVASTGYQVGVGAPQVASTGYQVGVGAPQVASTGYQVGVGAPQVASTGYQVGVGAPQVASTGYQVGVGAPQVASTGYQVGVGAPQVAATGYLGKQVAPALVKSVTGMQVSPDSVSVVCGEDSVVVLVQPILLGNGQPINASDITFGGCAPIGQDASGTVRFQSALQACGSTLMMTADALVYSFALVYTPRGINGLPIVRTNGAMVGIECHYLRKQNVSSNALVPTWIPYYATMAAEAQLSFSLRLMDDAWQNERASNVYFLGNVLNIEASVLVSNSQPLRVFVDSCVATLVPDVSSVPSYAFVQNSGCLTDAKVTGSRSQFLPRKQDDKLQLQLDAFRFSQDGRSSMFITCSLRATVASVPVDSQHKACSFSLAANRWMSVDGNDQVCGCCDTSCGPAGVAGAQGTGVLGPIAIQQGPPMGSQPGQLYMLKG; encoded by the exons ATGGCAGTGCCTGAGAGGGTTATAGTGCTGCTTCTTTTATTAGGTTGTAGCTGTAAAGCTCAACTAAAGCCTGGATTTCAAGTGAAGACCCCTCAGGTGCCAGCAGGTTATCAGAATGGATTAGGGGCTCCCCAGGTGGTGGCAGCCAgttatcaggttggcgtaggtggtcccaaggtggcttcgaccagctatcaggttggcgtaggtggtccccaggtggctttgaccggctatcag gttggtgcaggtggtcccaaggtgtcagtgaccggctatcaggttggtgcaggtggtcccaaggtgtcagtgaccggctatcaggttggcgtaggcgctccccaggtggcttcgaccagctatcaggttggcgtaggcgctccccaggtggcttcgaccggctatcaggttggcgtaggcgCTCCCCAGGTGacttcgaccggctatcaggttggcgtaggcgctccccaggtggcttcgaccggctatcaggttggcgtaggcgctccccaggtggcttcgaccggctatcaggttggcgtaggcgctccccaggtggcttcgaccggctatcaggttggcgcagGCGGTCCCAAGGTGTtggcgaccggctatcaggttggcgtaggggcTCCCCAGGTGGTGGCGCctggctatcaggttggcgtaggcgctccccaggtggcggcgaccggctatcaggttggcgtaggcgctccccaggtggcttcgaccggctatcaggttggcgtaggcgctccccaggtggcttcgaccggctatcaggttggcgtaggcgctccccaggtggcttcgaccggctatcaggttggcgtaggcgctccccaggtggcttcgaccggctatcaggttggcgtaggcgctccccaggtggcttcgaccggctatcaggttggcgtaggcgctccccaggtggcttcgaccggctatcaggttggcgtaggcgCTCCCCAGGTGGCGGCGACTGGCTATCTGGGCAAGCAAGTGGCTCCTGCTCTGGTTAAATCTGTGACTGGAATGCAAGTGAGCCCTGATAGTGTGAGTGTTGTATGTGGGGAGGATTCTGTTGTGGTGCTTGTGCAACCAATCCTCCTTGGTAATGGTCAGCCCATCAATGCATCAGACATCACCTTTGGTGGCTGCGCACCCATTGGGCAGGATGCTTCTGGCACAGTGAGGTTTCAATCTGCACTGCAGGCCTGTGGAAGTACACTGATG ATGACTGCTGATGCCCTGGTCTACAGCTTTGCATTGGTCTACACACCCAGGGGTATTAATGGCCTCCCCATTGTGAGGACCAATGGTGCTATGGTTGGCATTGAGTGTCACTATTTGAG GAAACAGAATGTGAGCAGCAATGCCCTGGTGCCAACCTGGATCCCCTACTATGCCACAATGGCTGCTGAGGCACAACTGAGCTTCTCACTGAGGCTGATGGATG ATGCATGGCAGAATGAGAGGGCCTCCAATGTGTACTTCCTGGGAAATGTCCTGAACATTGAAGCCTCTGTCCTTGTGAGCAACAGTCAGCCCCTGCGTGTCTTTGTGGACAGCTGTGTGGCCACCTTGGTCCCTGATGTGTCCTCTGTCCCTAGCTATGCCTTTGTGCAGAACTCTGG GTGCCTGACTGATGCCAAGGTGACAGGATCCCGCTCCCAGTTTCTGCCCAGAAAGCAGGATGACAAGCTGCAGCTTCAGCTGGATGCTTTCAGGTTCTCTCAAGATGGCAGGAGCTCA ATGTTCATTACTTGCAGCCTGAGAGCAACAGTGGCTTCTGTGCCTGTGGATTCCCAACACAAGGCTTGTTCCTTCTCTCTTGCTGCTAACAG GTGGATGTCTGTGGATGGGAATgaccaggtgtgtggctgctgtGACACCAGCTGTGGACCTGCAGGTGTAGCAG GTGCTCAAGGCACAGGTGTTCTGGGTCCCATTGCTATCCAACAGGGTCCTCCCATGGGTAGTCAGCCTGGACAGCTGTATATGCTGAAGGGATAG
- the LOC140578670 gene encoding uncharacterized protein isoform X3, producing the protein MAVPERVIVLLLLLGCSCKAQLKPGFQVKTPQVPAGYQNGLGAPQVVAASYQVGVGGPKVASTSYQVGVGGPQVALTGYQVGVGGPQVASTGYQVAAGAPQVASTGFQVGAGGPKVSVTGYQVGAGGPKVSVTGYQVGVGAPQVASTSYQVGVGAPQVASTGYQVGVGAPQVTSTGYQVGVGAPQVASTGYQVGVGAPQVASTGYQVGVGAPQVASTGYQVGVGAPQVAATGYQVGVGAPQVASTGYQVGVGAPQVASTGYQVGVGAPQVASTGYQVGVGAPQVASTGYQVGVGAPQVASTGYQVGVGAPQVASTGYQVGVGAPQVAATGYLGKQVAPALVKSVTGMQVSPDSVSVVCGEDSVVVLVQPILLGNGQPINASDITFGGCAPIGQDASGTVRFQSALQACGSTLMMTADALVYSFALVYTPRGINGLPIVRTNGAMVGIECHYLRKQNVSSNALVPTWIPYYATMAAEAQLSFSLRLMDDAWQNERASNVYFLGNVLNIEASVLVSNSQPLRVFVDSCVATLVPDVSSVPSYAFVQNSGCLTDAKVTGSRSQFLPRKQDDKLQLQLDAFRFSQDGRSSMFITCSLRATVASVPVDSQHKACSFSLAANRWMSVDGNDQVCGCCDTSCGPAGVAGAQGTGVLGPIAIQQGPPMGSQPGQLYMLKG; encoded by the exons ATGGCAGTGCCTGAGAGGGTTATAGTGCTGCTTCTTTTATTAGGTTGTAGCTGTAAAGCTCAACTAAAGCCTGGATTTCAAGTGAAGACCCCTCAGGTGCCAGCAGGTTATCAGAATGGATTAGGGGCTCCCCAGGTGGTGGCAGCCAgttatcaggttggcgtaggtggtcccaaggtggcttcgaccagctatcaggttggcgtaggtggtccccaggtggctttgaccggctatcaggttggcgtaggtggtccccaggtggcttcgaccggctatcaggttgccgcaggggctccccaggtggcttcgaccggcttccaggttggtgcaggtggtcccaaggtgtcagtgaccggctatcaggttggtgcaggtggtcccaaggtgtcagtgaccggctatcaggttggcgtaggcgctccccaggtggcttcgaccagctatcaggttggcgtaggcgctccccaggtggcttcgaccggctatcaggttggcgtaggcgCTCCCCAGGTGacttcgaccggctatcaggttggcgtaggcgctccccaggtggcttcgaccggctatcaggttggcgtaggcgctccccaggtggcttcgaccggctatcaggttggcgtaggcgctccccaggtggcttcgaccggctatcag gttggcgtaggcgctccccaggtggcggcgaccggctatcaggttggcgtaggcgctccccaggtggcttcgaccggctatcaggttggcgtaggcgctccccaggtggcttcgaccggctatcaggttggcgtaggcgctccccaggtggcttcgaccggctatcaggttggcgtaggcgctccccaggtggcttcgaccggctatcaggttggcgtaggcgctccccaggtggcttcgaccggctatcaggttggcgtaggcgctccccaggtggcttcgaccggctatcaggttggcgtaggcgCTCCCCAGGTGGCGGCGACTGGCTATCTGGGCAAGCAAGTGGCTCCTGCTCTGGTTAAATCTGTGACTGGAATGCAAGTGAGCCCTGATAGTGTGAGTGTTGTATGTGGGGAGGATTCTGTTGTGGTGCTTGTGCAACCAATCCTCCTTGGTAATGGTCAGCCCATCAATGCATCAGACATCACCTTTGGTGGCTGCGCACCCATTGGGCAGGATGCTTCTGGCACAGTGAGGTTTCAATCTGCACTGCAGGCCTGTGGAAGTACACTGATG ATGACTGCTGATGCCCTGGTCTACAGCTTTGCATTGGTCTACACACCCAGGGGTATTAATGGCCTCCCCATTGTGAGGACCAATGGTGCTATGGTTGGCATTGAGTGTCACTATTTGAG GAAACAGAATGTGAGCAGCAATGCCCTGGTGCCAACCTGGATCCCCTACTATGCCACAATGGCTGCTGAGGCACAACTGAGCTTCTCACTGAGGCTGATGGATG ATGCATGGCAGAATGAGAGGGCCTCCAATGTGTACTTCCTGGGAAATGTCCTGAACATTGAAGCCTCTGTCCTTGTGAGCAACAGTCAGCCCCTGCGTGTCTTTGTGGACAGCTGTGTGGCCACCTTGGTCCCTGATGTGTCCTCTGTCCCTAGCTATGCCTTTGTGCAGAACTCTGG GTGCCTGACTGATGCCAAGGTGACAGGATCCCGCTCCCAGTTTCTGCCCAGAAAGCAGGATGACAAGCTGCAGCTTCAGCTGGATGCTTTCAGGTTCTCTCAAGATGGCAGGAGCTCA ATGTTCATTACTTGCAGCCTGAGAGCAACAGTGGCTTCTGTGCCTGTGGATTCCCAACACAAGGCTTGTTCCTTCTCTCTTGCTGCTAACAG GTGGATGTCTGTGGATGGGAATgaccaggtgtgtggctgctgtGACACCAGCTGTGGACCTGCAGGTGTAGCAG GTGCTCAAGGCACAGGTGTTCTGGGTCCCATTGCTATCCAACAGGGTCCTCCCATGGGTAGTCAGCCTGGACAGCTGTATATGCTGAAGGGATAG
- the LOC140578670 gene encoding uncharacterized protein isoform X1 produces the protein MAVPERVIVLLLLLGCSCKAQLKPGFQVKTPQVPAGYQNGLGAPQVVAASYQVGVGGPKVASTSYQVGVGGPQVALTGYQVGVGGPQVASTGYQVAAGAPQVASTGFQVGAGGPKVSVTGYQVGAGGPKVSVTGYQVGVGAPQVASTSYQVGVGAPQVASTGYQVGVGAPQVTSTGYQVGVGAPQVASTGYQVGVGAPQVASTGYQVGVGAPQVASTGYQVGAGGPKVLATGYQVGVGAPQVVAPGYQVGVGAPQVAATGYQVGVGAPQVASTGYQVGVGAPQVASTGYQVGVGAPQVASTGYQVGVGAPQVASTGYQVGVGAPQVASTGYQVGVGAPQVASTGYQVGVGAPQVAATGYLGKQVAPALVKSVTGMQVSPDSVSVVCGEDSVVVLVQPILLGNGQPINASDITFGGCAPIGQDASGTVRFQSALQACGSTLMMTADALVYSFALVYTPRGINGLPIVRTNGAMVGIECHYLRKQNVSSNALVPTWIPYYATMAAEAQLSFSLRLMDDAWQNERASNVYFLGNVLNIEASVLVSNSQPLRVFVDSCVATLVPDVSSVPSYAFVQNSGCLTDAKVTGSRSQFLPRKQDDKLQLQLDAFRFSQDGRSSMFITCSLRATVASVPVDSQHKACSFSLAANRWMSVDGNDQVCGCCDTSCGPAGVAGAQGTGVLGPIAIQQGPPMGSQPGQLYMLKG, from the exons ATGGCAGTGCCTGAGAGGGTTATAGTGCTGCTTCTTTTATTAGGTTGTAGCTGTAAAGCTCAACTAAAGCCTGGATTTCAAGTGAAGACCCCTCAGGTGCCAGCAGGTTATCAGAATGGATTAGGGGCTCCCCAGGTGGTGGCAGCCAgttatcaggttggcgtaggtggtcccaaggtggcttcgaccagctatcaggttggcgtaggtggtccccaggtggctttgaccggctatcaggttggcgtaggtggtccccaggtggcttcgaccggctatcaggttgccgcaggggctccccaggtggcttcgaccggcttccaggttggtgcaggtggtcccaaggtgtcagtgaccggctatcaggttggtgcaggtggtcccaaggtgtcagtgaccggctatcaggttggcgtaggcgctccccaggtggcttcgaccagctatcaggttggcgtaggcgctccccaggtggcttcgaccggctatcaggttggcgtaggcgCTCCCCAGGTGacttcgaccggctatcaggttggcgtaggcgctccccaggtggcttcgaccggctatcaggttggcgtaggcgctccccaggtggcttcgaccggctatcaggttggcgtaggcgctccccaggtggcttcgaccggctatcaggttggcgcagGCGGTCCCAAGGTGTtggcgaccggctatcaggttggcgtaggggcTCCCCAGGTGGTGGCGCctggctatcaggttggcgtaggcgctccccaggtggcggcgaccggctatcaggttggcgtaggcgctccccaggtggcttcgaccggctatcaggttggcgtaggcgctccccaggtggcttcgaccggctatcaggttggcgtaggcgctccccaggtggcttcgaccggctatcaggttggcgtaggcgctccccaggtggcttcgaccggctatcaggttggcgtaggcgctccccaggtggcttcgaccggctatcaggttggcgtaggcgctccccaggtggcttcgaccggctatcaggttggcgtaggcgCTCCCCAGGTGGCGGCGACTGGCTATCTGGGCAAGCAAGTGGCTCCTGCTCTGGTTAAATCTGTGACTGGAATGCAAGTGAGCCCTGATAGTGTGAGTGTTGTATGTGGGGAGGATTCTGTTGTGGTGCTTGTGCAACCAATCCTCCTTGGTAATGGTCAGCCCATCAATGCATCAGACATCACCTTTGGTGGCTGCGCACCCATTGGGCAGGATGCTTCTGGCACAGTGAGGTTTCAATCTGCACTGCAGGCCTGTGGAAGTACACTGATG ATGACTGCTGATGCCCTGGTCTACAGCTTTGCATTGGTCTACACACCCAGGGGTATTAATGGCCTCCCCATTGTGAGGACCAATGGTGCTATGGTTGGCATTGAGTGTCACTATTTGAG GAAACAGAATGTGAGCAGCAATGCCCTGGTGCCAACCTGGATCCCCTACTATGCCACAATGGCTGCTGAGGCACAACTGAGCTTCTCACTGAGGCTGATGGATG ATGCATGGCAGAATGAGAGGGCCTCCAATGTGTACTTCCTGGGAAATGTCCTGAACATTGAAGCCTCTGTCCTTGTGAGCAACAGTCAGCCCCTGCGTGTCTTTGTGGACAGCTGTGTGGCCACCTTGGTCCCTGATGTGTCCTCTGTCCCTAGCTATGCCTTTGTGCAGAACTCTGG GTGCCTGACTGATGCCAAGGTGACAGGATCCCGCTCCCAGTTTCTGCCCAGAAAGCAGGATGACAAGCTGCAGCTTCAGCTGGATGCTTTCAGGTTCTCTCAAGATGGCAGGAGCTCA ATGTTCATTACTTGCAGCCTGAGAGCAACAGTGGCTTCTGTGCCTGTGGATTCCCAACACAAGGCTTGTTCCTTCTCTCTTGCTGCTAACAG GTGGATGTCTGTGGATGGGAATgaccaggtgtgtggctgctgtGACACCAGCTGTGGACCTGCAGGTGTAGCAG GTGCTCAAGGCACAGGTGTTCTGGGTCCCATTGCTATCCAACAGGGTCCTCCCATGGGTAGTCAGCCTGGACAGCTGTATATGCTGAAGGGATAG